In one Vigna radiata var. radiata cultivar VC1973A unplaced genomic scaffold, Vradiata_ver6 scaffold_158, whole genome shotgun sequence genomic region, the following are encoded:
- the LOC106752492 gene encoding U-box domain-containing protein 4 — MEISLLKMILNGISSFLHLSISGNKSSEPVSKYYHKAEEILKLLKPIIDEIVNSELASDEVLNKILEEIGLAVNELKEHVQNWHLLSSKVYFVLQVEPLISRIRTSGLNIFQQLKVSQHSLPDELSSEDLQQCSHKLKLLGHEETSSVIKEAIAEQLEYAGPSPEVLTKIADRLDLVSNQDVLIEAVALERLKENAEQSEKTDEVEYIDQMIAVITRMLERLVMLKQAQSSSPVPIPADFCCPLSLELMTDPVIVASGQTYERAFIKNWIDLGLTVCPKTRQTLAHTNLIPNYTVKALIANWCESNNVQLVDPTKSPNLNPPSVLHGYMESGTTRESPVFAHPRSNQPSSPESARSRSFSSPGNNITSVGIQLEETTSPLHPRSTSEGSLSGIINGQYMDLARISPAGLDDRSASSDESTVDSASQPSMSPSRRESSSAFSSEQSQTHIRAVSDSSALSTANFPQETQDDDNNARLSISPGHSRDASGELNAGPETAGTTVMPSTHREAESPARLLETRRNQGIWRRPPERLVPRITSPAIETRADLSGIEAQVRNLVEGLRSSDLDTQKEATAELRLLAKHNMDNRIAIANCGAINLLVDLLRSADTAIQENAVTALLNLSINDNNKTAIANAGAIEPLIHVLETGSPEAKENSAATLFSLSVIEENKIFIGRSGAIRPLVDLLGNGTPRGKKDAATALFNLSIFHENKNRIVQAGAVRHLVELMDPAAGMVDKAVAVLANLATIQEGRNAIGEEGGIPVLVEVVELGSARGKENAAAALLHLCLHSNKFLGKVLQQGAVPPLVALSQSGTPRAKEKAQALLNQFRSQRHGNAGRG; from the exons ATGGAGATATCattgttaaaaatgatattaaatggAATATCCTCGTTTTTGCATTTATCAATTTCTGGAAACAAGAGCTCTGAACCTGTCTCAAAGTATTACCACAAGGCAGAGGAGATACTTAAGCTGTTGAAGCCAATCATTGATGAGATTGTTAATTCTGAGTTAGCTTCTGATGAAGTGCTTAATAAGATATTGGAAGAAATCGGTCTTGCTGTTAATGAATTAAAGGAGCATGTCCAGAACTGGCACCTATTGTCTAGCAAAGTATACTTT GTTTTGCAAGTTGAACCCCTTATATCAAGAATTCGCACTTCAGGGCTCAATATTTTCCAGCAGCTGAAGGTTTCTCAGCATTCTCTCCCTGATGAATTGAGTTCTGAAGATTTACAG CAATGTTCACATAAACTTAAGCTTTTGGGGCATGAAGAAACCTCATCAGTTATTAAGGAAGCTATTGCAGAACAACTGGAATATGCAGGACCCAGTCCAGAGGTCCTGACAAAAATTGCTGATAGGCTGGACCTCGTGTCTAATCAGGATGTTCTTATTGAGGCTGTGGCCCTTGAAAGGTTGAAGGAAAATGCTGAACAATCTGAAAAGACTGATGAGGTGGAATACATCGATCAAATGATTGCTGTCATAACACGTATGCTTGAGCGTCTCGTTATGCTTAAGCAAGCTCAGAGTAGCAGCCCAGTTCCTATACCGGCTGATTTTTGTTGTCCACTTTCTTTGGAGCTGATGACTGATCCTGTGATTGTGGCATCAGGGCAAACATATGAGCGAGCTTTCATCAAGAACTGGATTGATCTTGGGCTAACTGTTTGTCCAAAGACACGTCAAACTCTGGCTCATACCAACCTAATACCTAATTATACTGTAAAAGCTCTAATTGCAAATTGGTGTGAATCTAACAATGTGCAACTAGTTGATCCCACAAAATCCCCAAATTTAAATCCACCATCCGTCCTTCATGGGTATATGGAATCCGGTACGACCAGGGAGTCACCTGTTTTTGCTCACCCCAGGAGCAACCAGCCGTCCTCACCTGAGTCAGCACGTTCTCGTTCTTTTAGTTCACCAGGTAATAACATAACTTCTGTTGGCATTCAGCTAGAGGAAACAACATCACCTTTGCATCCCCGTTCAACTTCAGAAGGTTCCTTAAGTGGTATAATTAATGGACAATACATGGATCTTGCAAGAATATCTCCCGCTGGTTTGGATGACAGGTCTGCTAGCTCAGATGAAAGTACTGTGGATTCAGCTAGCCAACCATCAATGTCGCCATCTAGAAGGGAATCATCCAGTGCCTTTAGCTCTGAACAATCTCAAACCCATATTAGAGCTGTTTCTGACTCCAGTGCACTTTCTACTGCAAACTTTCCTCAAGAAACCCAAGATGATGATAACAATGCTCGGCTATCAATAAGTCCAGGCCACAGTAGAGATGCTTCTGGTGAATTAAATGCAGGGCCAGAAACTGCTGGTACTACTGTCATGCCATCAACTCATAGAGAAGCTGAGTCCCCAGCCCGATTGTTAGAGACAAGGCGAAATCAAGGCATATGGAGGCGGCCACCAGAAAGGCTTGTTCCTAGGATAACATCGCCTGCTATTGAAACAAGAGCTGATCTTTCAGGTATTGAAGCCCAGGTCCGGAATTTGGTTGAGGGCCTGAGGAGCTCTGATCTTGATACTCAGAAAGAGGCAACAGCAGAACTCCGCCTTCTTGCAAAGCACAATATGGATAATAGAATTGCGATTGCAAACTGTGGAGCCATTAACTTGTTAGTTGATTTACTTAGATCAGCTGATACAGCAATCCAAGAAAATGCTGTTACCGCACTTCTAAACTTATCAATCAATGATAACAACAAAACTGCAATTGCAAATGCTGGTGCAATTGAACCTCTGATTCACGTGCTTGAGACTGGGAGCCCAGAAGCCAAGGAGAATTCTGCCGCCACTCTTTTCAGCTTATCCGTGATTGAGGAAAACAAGATTTTCATAGGGAGGTCTGGGGCAATTAGACCACTGGTAGATTTATTGGGGAATGGAACCCCTAGGGGAAAGAAAGATGCTGCCACTGCTTTGTTTAATTTGTCAATATTTCATGAAAACAAGAATAGGATTGTGCAAGCTGGTGCTGTGAGGCACCTTGTGGAGTTAATGGACCCAGCAGCTGGAATGGTTGACAAGGCAGTTGCTGTCTTAGCAAATCTTGCCACAATTCAAGAAGGAAGAAACGCAATTGGTGAAGAAGGTGGGATTCCTGTGCTGGTTGAGGTTGTTGAGTTGGGTTCTGCGAGAGGAAAGGAGAATGCAGCCGCAGCTCTTCTACATCTTTGTTTACATAGTAACAAATTTTTAGGCAAGGTGCTTCAACAAGGAGCTGTCCCTCCTTTAGTAGCTTTATCTCAGTCAGGCACCCCAAGAGCCAAAGAAAAG GCCCAGGCTCTCCTCAATCAATTTAGAAGTCAAAGACATGGGAATGCTGGGAGGGGCTGA
- the LOC106752424 gene encoding phosphatidate cytidylyltransferase 4, chloroplastic encodes MAHFRLTNSLSSPLPEKLVPFSSQSLILHHPFYFAKPKPLIRLARRTGPPLVLAAVGQAEPNRLPQTNAPQVLPEEEEDLPSKSQQQGSQLRNRVVFGLGIGIGVGGVVLAGGWVFATAIAAAVFTGAREYFELVRSRGITEGMTPPPRYVSRVCSVICALMPLFVMYRGHVDVSVSSAAFVLATALLLQRGSPRFAQLSSAIFGLFYCGYLPSFWVKLRCGLAAPALNTRLGATWPILLGGQAHWTVGLVATLITISSVIAADTFAFLGGKAFGRTPLTSISPKKTWEGTIIGFCGCIVTSVVLSKVFSWPISLSSAIALGVLSFLGSVFGDLTESMIKRDAGVKDSGTLIPGHGGVLDRVDSYLFTGALAYNLINTFLPLYGV; translated from the exons ATGGCTCACTTTCGACTCACTAACTCGCTCTCTTCTCCGCTTCCCGAGAAACTCGTTCCCTTCTCTTCCCAATCCCTAATTCTACACCACCCTTTCTACTTCGCCAAACCTAAACCGCTCATCCGCCTCGCCCGACGAACTGGTCCGCCGCTCGTCCTAGCTGCCGTCGGCCAGGCCGAACCGAACCGCCTTCCTCAAACCAATGCTCCGCAGGTCCTCCCCGAAGAGGAG GAGGATTTGCCCTCAAAATCTCAACAGCAAGGTAGTCAGCTTAGAAATCGGGTTGTTTTTGGACTTGGCATTGGGATTGGTGTGGGTGGTGTGGTTTTGGCTGGTGGATGGGTCTTCGCGACTGCCATTGCCGCTGCTGTCTTCACTGGTGCACGAGAATATTTTGAATTGGTTCGGAGTCGTGGAATAACTGAAGGAATGACTCCACCTCCACGTTATGTATCGCGAGTCTGCTCAGTTATTTGTGCCTTGATGCCATTGTTTGTCAT GTATCGTGGTCATGTTGATGTTTCTGTATCTTCTGCTGCTTTTGTTTTGGCTACAGCATTGCTCTTACAAAGAGGAAGTCCCCGTTTTGCACAGCTAAGTAGTGCGATTTTTGGGTTATTTTATTGCGGATATCTTCCCTCTTTTTGGGTGAAACTTCGATGTGGTTTAGCAGCTCCAGCCTTGAACACaa GACTAGGAGCAACATGGCCCATACTTCTTGGTGGCCAAGCTCATTGGACAGTTGGTCTTGTGGCAACTTTGATTACCATAAGTAGTGTAATTGCAGCTGATACATTTGCATTCCTTGGTGGCAAG GCATTTGGTAGAACTCCACTCACCAGTATAAGTCCAAAGAAGACATGGGAGGGTACTATTATAGGCTTTTGTGGATGTATAGTTACTTCTGTAGTACTGTCAAAAGTTTTCAGCTGGCCAATTTCTTTATCGAG TGCAATAGCACTTGGTGTTCTGAGTTTCCTTGGATCTGTTTTTGGTGATCTCACTGAATCAATGATTAAACGTGACGCGGGGGTGAAAGACTCTGGCACACTAATACCTGGTCATG GTGGAGTACTAGACAGAGTAGACAGTTATTTGTTCACGGGTGCTCTAGCATACAACTTAATCAATACCTTTTTACCATTGTATGGAGTATGA